From Rutidosis leptorrhynchoides isolate AG116_Rl617_1_P2 chromosome 3, CSIRO_AGI_Rlap_v1, whole genome shotgun sequence, a single genomic window includes:
- the LOC139902471 gene encoding probable disease resistance protein At1g61300 — MEIAAKVVEKVMDLMFVVPKREIGYMWNCNQLVQKYRSEVQILEDMKGRIQQKIERAKDTGDTLVVGVEDWVNFADAGILQAREFLAEEANAKKTCFGIGLCGNWSTLHRYGKMATQTIAPLTELQLRGTTYDTCEIAIDTRAPQQLDCYQNKNLDGINTQNSALGDIIAAIEDESIQIIGIYGVGGVGKTTLAKEVNSRVKSMFADVAFTTISKNFDVERIKNDIENARKRIMKAEKILIILDDVWEELNLDELCIPWGIQHINCKILLTSRSKHVCENMNAQSVICVNSLPQEEAWILFKHVVGDKLDTDSDLTSVARDVAKECGGLPLVINVIGKTLKNKGISSWKATLTQLQKNALKNKDVDATIEMVYDRLKLSYDYLKNEAQWCFLQCGLFPEDVDILVEGLVLYRVGLEKSKEVESIEDVRSTVQNAVNILRSYGLLLDANEGDDYSKYYIRMHDVVRDMALLIANEGTNHFLVMAREGLTEWSPRNNIPPSYTAISLMDNRISKLPEYHISFPHLEAAYLQGNYLASISDEFIEGIKNARVLDLANNDISSLPQSLTRLSQLRMLNLKGNRSICEISIIGELKGLEILILNDTGIEEVSECIGQLVNLRRLEVIDCKKLSYISPDVISKLRRLEELRIHFPVPCKEVHECVAAVNCLSKLTCLELLVPILYEFSEGFDFNKLKGFAIKIGKDDSGFLNFFWTSKRHLALNMEYHVFPILRVQKLIEVSRPNIISLSEIQNLNNIIPDLDQEGFINIEGIDLEKCNNVTCLVDTYDWGWNANEKFLREVKFLRLAQLDKLEVLWKCPDEFISLTNLVNLHIYDCHKLVRLFPMSVAKGLVSLNEVYIESCTNLEEMIWGETETDEVVFPCLTTIHLVYCYELKSFYSGSCSIKYPSLVKVELIVCHKMEMWGPGSHETPELKFVEDVPLDGHYSINDAVVKLHVAQKASLSVTGVVTVYSGINGTKYCGVLGFASALVYLHSQAILHVDVKLRNIILNRSLAPKLSGFGLAMAINKASYIHTIICDRGYTKPGYLTMTSHLSTKDDIFSFGVSVLETVLLFWKNWLEGTASNVTNTELSTELEYFILMIRTIDNQHGDSPLKIPLYLAI; from the exons ATGGAAATCGCAGCGAAGGTTGTTGAAAAAGTAATGGACTTGATGTTTGTTGTTCCCAAGAGGGAGATTGGTTACATGTGGAATTGCAATCAACTTGTTCAAAAGTACAGAAGTGAAGTTCAAATACTCGAAGATATGAAAGGGAGGATTCAACAAAAAATAGAAAGAGCCAAAGATACAGGAGACACACTCGTGGTTGGTGTTGAAGACTGGGTCAACTTTGCCGATGCTGGAATTTTACAGGCCCGAGAATTTCTTGCTGAAGAAGCTAATGCAAAGAAGACTTGCTTTGGAATAGGTTTGTGTGGTAACTGGAGCACTCTTCATCGGTACGGTAAGATGGCAACACAGACGATTGCTCCTCTTACGGAGCTCCAACTACGTGGCACGACTTATGATACTTGTGAGATTGCCATAGATACTCGTGCACCGCAACAACTAGACTGCTACCAAAACAAGAATCTTGATGGTATTAATACCCAAAATTCAGCTTTGGGGGATATCATTGCAGCTATTGAAGATGAAAGCATACAAATTATTGGAATCTATGGTGTAGGAGGTGTAGGAAAAACTACACTGGCCAAGGAAGTTAATTCAAGAGTAAAGAGTATGTTTGCTGATGTTGCATTTACAACTATCTCTAAAAACTTTGATGTTGAAAGGATTAAAAATGATATTGAAAATGCAAGAAAGCGAATTATGAAAGCTGAGAAGATTCTAATCATATTAGATGATGTGTGGGAGGAATTGAATTTAGATGAATTGTGCATTCCGTGGGGTATTCAACACATAAACTGCAAAATTTTATTGACATCTAGAAGCAAACATGTGTGTGAGAATATGAATGCTCAGAGTGTAATCTGTGTGAACTCTTTGCCACAAGAAGAGGCATGGATTCTTTTCAAACATGTTGTTGGTGACAAACTGGATACCGACAGCGATCTGACTTCAGTTGCAAGGGATGTTGCTAAAGAATGCGGTGGATTGCCACTGGTCATTAACGTGATTGGAAAAACTTTGAAAAACAAAGGTATCAGTTCTTGGAAGGCAACTTTAACTCAGTTACAGAAAAATGCTTTGAAAAACAAAGATGTCGACGCAACAATAGAAATGGTATATGATCGTTTGAAGCTAAGCTATGATTATCTTAAAAACGAAGCCCAATGGTGCTTCTTACAGTGTGGTTTGTTTCCAGAAGACGTTGATATTTTGGTGGAAGGCTTGGTACTATATAGGGTAGGTTTGGAAAAGTCTAAGGAGGTTGAAAGCATAGAGGATGTGAGAAGCACTGTTCAAAATGCAGTGAATATCCTCAGGTCTTATGGTTTGTTGTTGGATGCAAATGAGGGGGATGATTATTCAAAATACTACATCAGAATGCATGATGTTGTGCGTGATATGGCGTTGTTAATTGCAAATGAAGGAACAAATCATTTTCTGGTGATGGCTAGGGAAGGTTTGACTGAATGGTCGCCAAGAAACAACATCCCACCAAGTTACACGGCGATATCATTGATGGATAATAGAATAAGTAAGCTTCCTGAATATCATATTAGCTTCCCACATCTTGAAGCTGCCTATTTGCAGGGTAATTATTTGGCATCTATTTCTGATGAATTTATTGAAGGAATAAAAAACGCTAGAGTTTTAGATTTGGCCAATAATGACATCTCATCCCTCCCACAGTCATTAACCAGGCTCTCACAACTTCGCATGCTCAATCTTAAGGGAAATAGATCTATATGTGAAATTAGTATAATAGGTGAGTTGAAAGGCCTTGAGATTCTAATTCTTAATGATACTGGAATCGAAGAAGTTTCTGAATGTATTGGTCAATTGGTTAACTTAAGGCGGCTTGAAGTTATAGATTGTAAAAAGCTATCTTATATATCACCAGATGTCATTTCGAAGCTCAGGCGGCTGGAAGAGTTACGCATTCATTTCCCGGTCCCATGCAAAGAAGTTCACGAGTGTGTTGCTGCGGTGAACTGTTTGTCGAAGCTCACATGTTTGGAATTACTAGTGCCAATTCTTTATGAATTTTCTGAAGGTTTTGATTTTAATAAACTCAAAGGATTTGCAATTAAAATCGGAAAGGATGATAGTGGTTTTTTGAACTTTTTTTGGACTTCAAAACGTCATCTAGCTTTGAACATGGAGTATCATGTGTTTCCAATCTTACGGGTGCAAAAGCTAATTGAGGTAAGTCGTCCTAATATAATAAGTCTAAGTGAAATACAAAACTTGAATAACATCATACCGGACCTAGATCAAGAAGGTTTCATTAATATAGAAGGTATTGATTTGGAAAAGTGTAATAATGTTACATGCCTAGTGGATACATATGATTGGGGATGGAAtgcaaatgaaaagtttttaagggAAGTAAAATTCTTGAGATTGGCTCAACTAGATAAGTTAGAGGTTCTATGGAAATGCCCAGATGAATTTATAAGTCTTACTAACCTAGTCAACCTTCACATTTATGATTGTCATAAGTTAGTAAGACTATTTCCTATGAGTGTCGCAAAAGGGCTCGTCTCACTGAATGAGGTCTACATTGAATCTTGTACAAATCTAGAGGAGATGATTTGGGGTGAAACTGAAACGGATGAAGTTGTCTTCCCTTGCCTTACCACTATTCACTTAGTTTATTGTTATGAACTCAAAAGCTTCTACTCGGGCAGTTGTAGCATCAAATATCCATCATTAGTGAAAGTAGAATTAATTGTTTGTCATAAAATGGAGATGTGGGGACCCGGAAGCCATGAAACACCCGAGCTCAAGTTTGTGGAAGATGTACCACTTGATGGACATTATTCCATTAATGATGCCGTTGTCAAACTTCATGTGGCACAAAAAGCTAGCTTATCAG TTACGGGAGT GGTGAC GGTGTACTCTGGTATAAACGGTACAAAATATTGCGGAGTACTAGGTTTTGCTAGTGCACTTGTTTACCTTCACAGTCAGGCTATCCTACACGTCGATGTAAAACTTAGAAACATAATTTTGAATAGAAGTCTGGCCCCCAAACTGTCAGGTTTTGGGTTAGCAATGGCAATCAACAAGGCTAGCTACATTCATACCAT CATATGTGACAGGGGATACACTAAACCTGGGTATCTAACAATGACGTCACATCTGTCAACCAAGGATGACATCTTTAGTTTTGGTGTGTCAGTTTTGGAAACTGTTTTACTG TTTTGGAAGAATTGGTTGGAAGGAACAGCTTCAAATGTGACAAATACTGAATTAAGCACGGAGTTGGAATACTTTATTTTGATGATTCGAACCATTGACAACCAACATGGGGATTCACCATTAAAGATCCCTTTGTACCTAGCGATATAA